The following proteins are co-located in the Streptomyces bottropensis ATCC 25435 genome:
- a CDS encoding FG-GAP-like repeat-containing protein, with translation MRKRTLPLTVLTTALLTAAPALPTPTATAAPAKHADDFNGDGWRDLAMGDRGATIDAKKRAGAVIVIWGTAKGLDPARRTVVSQNSPGIPGAAEASDHFGTTITTADLNSDGYADVLATAPGENDSGYNGTFTVLWGSKSGLTTGSSHHNPQYRDRGFAYDLAVGDFDQDGKQDVVAVDGRNIWYLRGPFTESGKRGKATNLDPTDGDHIESYTVVSGNVTKDGTADFAVLGWDWDAHGLGKEGNGVWFYKGGPDAPKRTKRMPLPDGANLLTQASATIADFDRNGYGDLALGSRRSGKGGTAYVFSGTSTGPGRSPRQITQATPGVPGSPESSDTFGSDVSAGDTDGDGYSDLAIGAPGEAIGDSLFRMGAVTVLRGGKSGLTGKNARLYDYATAGVEGEPDERNDAWFGDSLLLRDFTRDGRAELIAAAPEAGRLHILPGTSSGPTGKGSLLLDSNNLNLTSLANFWAELPN, from the coding sequence TTGCGCAAGCGCACGCTCCCCCTGACCGTCCTGACCACCGCCCTCCTGACAGCCGCTCCGGCTCTCCCCACGCCCACCGCCACCGCCGCCCCTGCCAAGCACGCCGACGACTTCAACGGCGACGGCTGGCGCGACCTCGCCATGGGTGACCGTGGCGCCACGATCGACGCCAAGAAGCGGGCGGGCGCCGTCATCGTCATTTGGGGCACGGCCAAGGGACTCGACCCCGCCCGACGCACTGTCGTCTCACAGAACAGCCCCGGCATTCCAGGCGCCGCGGAGGCGTCGGACCACTTCGGCACCACCATCACCACGGCGGATCTGAACTCGGACGGTTACGCGGACGTCCTGGCGACGGCTCCCGGTGAGAACGACAGCGGCTATAACGGCACGTTCACCGTCCTGTGGGGCTCGAAGTCAGGTCTGACCACGGGAAGTTCTCACCACAACCCGCAGTACCGCGATCGCGGCTTCGCGTACGACCTGGCCGTCGGCGACTTCGACCAGGACGGCAAGCAGGACGTCGTCGCAGTCGACGGACGGAACATCTGGTATCTGCGGGGCCCGTTCACCGAGTCCGGCAAGCGCGGCAAGGCGACCAACCTCGACCCGACCGACGGCGACCACATCGAGTCGTACACCGTGGTGTCCGGGAACGTCACCAAGGACGGAACAGCCGATTTCGCCGTACTCGGCTGGGACTGGGACGCCCACGGCCTCGGCAAGGAGGGCAACGGCGTCTGGTTCTACAAGGGCGGCCCCGACGCCCCCAAGAGAACCAAGAGGATGCCCCTGCCCGACGGTGCCAACCTCCTGACGCAAGCGAGCGCCACCATCGCCGACTTCGACCGGAACGGCTACGGCGACCTCGCGCTCGGCAGCCGCCGCTCGGGCAAGGGCGGCACGGCGTACGTCTTTTCCGGCACCTCCACCGGCCCCGGCCGCTCGCCTCGACAGATCACCCAGGCGACGCCCGGAGTGCCCGGCTCTCCGGAATCCTCCGACACCTTCGGCAGCGACGTGTCGGCCGGCGACACCGACGGCGACGGCTACTCCGATCTCGCGATCGGCGCCCCGGGCGAGGCCATCGGCGACAGCCTCTTCCGCATGGGCGCTGTCACGGTCCTGCGCGGCGGCAAGTCGGGCCTCACCGGCAAGAACGCGCGCCTGTACGACTACGCCACGGCCGGTGTCGAGGGCGAGCCCGACGAGCGCAACGACGCCTGGTTCGGGGATTCGCTCCTCCTGCGGGACTTCACCCGGGACGGCCGGGCCGAACTCATCGCCGCCGCTCCCGAAGCGGGCCGTCTGCACATCCTCCCCGGCACCTCCTCGGGCCCCACTGGCAAGGGCTCCCTCCTCCTCGACTCCAACAACCTGAACCTCACCTCCCTCGCCAACTTCTGGGCCGAACTGCCCAACTAA
- a CDS encoding DUF6417 family protein, with product MREDRAELSAWEGTVVLWAARLSPAGHDLLLYASSRPRPHNAGEVPDAGRRLVKLLPSQMAALRLFLGLAGQLRVPVSAGPAEQARTARCDHGARRWLLYLTSEQMESVAYGFWLHRMTGSAIEANHFTRDYGITHHPAPRPASPASARRTSPCEQP from the coding sequence ATGAGGGAGGACCGGGCGGAGCTGTCGGCGTGGGAGGGCACCGTGGTGCTGTGGGCGGCCCGCCTGTCCCCGGCCGGACACGACCTTCTGCTCTACGCCAGCTCCCGCCCCCGCCCCCACAACGCCGGCGAAGTACCGGATGCGGGACGGCGGCTGGTGAAGTTGTTGCCCTCGCAGATGGCGGCGCTGCGTCTGTTCCTGGGGCTGGCCGGCCAGCTGCGGGTGCCGGTGTCGGCAGGGCCGGCGGAGCAGGCGCGTACGGCCCGCTGCGATCACGGCGCACGGCGGTGGCTGCTGTACCTGACATCGGAGCAGATGGAGTCGGTGGCGTACGGGTTCTGGCTGCACCGGATGACCGGATCAGCGATAGAAGCCAACCACTTCACCCGCGACTACGGCATCACCCACCACCCCGCTCCACGCCCGGCCTCTCCCGCCTCTGCACGGCGGACCAGCCCCTGTGAACAGCCGTAA
- a CDS encoding LLM class F420-dependent oxidoreductase, which translates to MVRIGYTMMTEQAGPRELVGHVVGAERAGFDFSVTSDHYFPWLTSQGHAPYAWSVLGAAAQATERIPLMTYVTCPTTRYHPAVVAQKAATLQLLSQGRFRLGLGSGENLNEHVVGGGWPAAHVRLEMLEEAVEIIRSLFAGENVNHHGDHFDVENARLWDLPDTAPPIGVAVSGDRSCALAGRLADLLIATEPRPELTSAFDRHGGAGKPKVGQLPICYDTDRDAAIARAHDQFRWFGGGWTVNSELPGPVSFEGATQFVRAEDVAESIPCGDDVDAVVEAVRPYADAGFTEVALVQIGGDHQEPYLEWAEQKLLPALREL; encoded by the coding sequence ATGGTGCGGATCGGGTACACGATGATGACCGAGCAGGCCGGACCGCGGGAGCTGGTCGGGCATGTGGTCGGCGCCGAGCGCGCCGGCTTCGACTTCTCCGTCACGTCCGACCACTACTTCCCCTGGCTGACGTCCCAGGGACACGCCCCGTACGCGTGGAGCGTGCTCGGCGCCGCCGCGCAGGCCACCGAACGCATTCCCCTGATGACATACGTGACGTGCCCGACGACCCGCTACCACCCGGCGGTCGTCGCCCAGAAGGCCGCAACCCTGCAACTCCTCTCCCAGGGGCGGTTTCGCCTGGGTCTCGGCTCCGGGGAGAACCTCAACGAGCATGTGGTGGGGGGTGGTTGGCCCGCCGCACACGTCCGGCTCGAGATGCTGGAGGAGGCCGTGGAGATCATCCGCTCGCTCTTCGCGGGGGAGAACGTCAACCACCACGGCGACCACTTCGACGTCGAGAATGCCAGGTTGTGGGATCTGCCCGACACGGCGCCGCCGATCGGTGTCGCCGTCTCGGGTGATCGTTCGTGCGCACTCGCCGGCCGTCTGGCCGACTTGCTGATCGCCACCGAACCCAGGCCGGAACTGACCTCCGCGTTCGATCGGCACGGCGGCGCGGGCAAGCCCAAGGTCGGCCAGCTGCCGATCTGTTATGACACCGACCGCGACGCCGCGATCGCCCGCGCCCACGACCAGTTCCGCTGGTTCGGCGGCGGCTGGACGGTCAACTCCGAACTGCCCGGACCCGTCTCCTTCGAGGGTGCCACCCAGTTCGTACGGGCCGAGGACGTCGCCGAGTCTATTCCCTGCGGCGACGACGTGGACGCGGTGGTCGAGGCCGTACGCCCTTATGCCGACGCGGGGTTCACCGAGGTGGCACTCGTCCAGATCGGCGGCGACCACCAGGAGCCGTACCTGGAATGGGCCGAGCAGAAGCTGCTGCCCGCCCTGCGTGAACTGTGA
- a CDS encoding scabin-related ADP-ribosyltransferase: protein MSLPTAAGTHLVVPARSVVAPTRVFRGDGRKPPAVFAEGFHVPCICANVDLKSYGLRNTRSPWVGYSKKENQAAMFPQTARGSTWVYEVDRPGTGIDVNRALGYGYLFRNEREVIFLHDMPPSRIRRAVWWSWGMPTSRVVDNPDYVPFSSWRC from the coding sequence ATGTCCCTCCCCACTGCCGCAGGCACCCACCTCGTCGTACCGGCCAGATCCGTCGTCGCACCCACTCGGGTCTTCCGGGGTGACGGCAGGAAACCTCCAGCCGTCTTCGCGGAGGGATTCCACGTTCCCTGCATCTGCGCGAACGTAGACCTCAAGTCGTACGGGTTGCGTAATACGCGTTCTCCTTGGGTCGGGTATTCCAAAAAGGAGAACCAGGCGGCCATGTTCCCCCAGACCGCGCGAGGCAGCACCTGGGTGTACGAAGTAGACCGGCCCGGAACAGGAATCGACGTAAACCGGGCCTTGGGCTACGGATATCTCTTCCGCAACGAACGCGAAGTTATATTCCTGCACGACATGCCGCCGTCCCGGATCAGGCGCGCCGTATGGTGGTCCTGGGGAATGCCCACCAGCCGCGTCGTCGACAATCCTGACTATGTTCCCTTTTCAAGCTGGCGGTGCTGA
- a CDS encoding NACHT domain-containing protein encodes MTDGLSGEEHAGLSDKERNFFAALTELRRLAGNPRAASLIQLSLSPTGGTLLNKASLSDWFGSKTVPGDSESFRWLIDYLLERAAKKNVKGLKGRRHFEFLRAEAAEAKSLRMGSGKAAGKLEMYLRAVSEVAFQHPNPGTRRWTTPSLTDVYQPQIVIKASPGGAGATKGFSAPADGSPWDPVDVLHGGSCVLVAGPGGGKSSLLRQVLRAGLKEEAGHGSPVPVLLPAWALTGSRSLWHSVAQYVVEELGPLAGAHELFGGRPRPHARWLLLVDGLDEIIDPGQRKRVLEILKGPLQGTDPVCVAVVASRPLPEDEFKVLQDGVPRFELQPFDRKSFNAFTHAWFSAQGAADPAGRSASLARSVSRSGHATLAHTPLMAAMLCYLFEPHDQAEEPVGGRSDLYGRFTDLLWERQFHSGLRQRIEAALNPYGDNLSEHVVEETQKIVEMLASNAVSTDSEPLTMELGQCPPAVPKTVWRVVVRDSLRSTGLLVERAGKWEFIHHTLAEFLTVRSLARDPAVLRKQALAIIYASPRVGLGRLFGPPFPWHAPASGDSYAGFVLDRAQESGLELDRAFRRLTARGGTRARSFIVRQHILGTHVPSQLVDASIEKLTDTAFWDGAQGEDRIDALDVLLTLEDPRAELALAEVAAHPHRLHVYIDVDPPIDTGAGPVHEGARSKAIKEMMERKALVTALSRIAHNPDMPDKARVYAAWTMVIKGWDEDEQRGIDALEALTRSGLDAPAHRLAVLNLAALRRRNTGIIGAVTGPPTSPDTVLLGRFDASGRFRWVGRISPVEEAAGRELGALLAPANTGHPWDRKSFRSGWKRQPLLGVARVELAVVVEVDSAPTYGRWSNPVGLLRVRHDLTPSDVPSTDETPSLIGLEGDPAHPAP; translated from the coding sequence ATGACTGACGGACTCTCCGGCGAGGAGCACGCCGGACTCTCGGACAAGGAACGCAACTTCTTCGCGGCGCTGACTGAACTGCGCCGTCTGGCCGGAAATCCAAGGGCTGCGAGCCTGATACAGCTGAGCCTTTCTCCGACGGGCGGCACACTCCTCAACAAGGCTTCTTTGAGCGACTGGTTCGGCAGTAAAACCGTGCCGGGCGACTCGGAATCGTTCCGCTGGCTGATCGACTACTTACTTGAACGAGCTGCAAAGAAAAACGTGAAAGGCCTCAAGGGGCGCAGGCACTTCGAGTTTCTGCGCGCAGAGGCGGCCGAAGCGAAATCTCTGCGAATGGGCAGCGGAAAGGCCGCTGGTAAACTCGAGATGTATCTCCGGGCGGTAAGCGAAGTCGCTTTTCAGCACCCCAACCCCGGGACCAGGAGATGGACCACACCGAGCCTCACTGACGTCTACCAACCGCAGATCGTCATCAAGGCGTCTCCTGGCGGAGCGGGGGCTACCAAGGGGTTCTCGGCGCCCGCGGACGGTTCTCCGTGGGACCCCGTCGATGTACTGCACGGCGGGAGCTGTGTCCTCGTAGCGGGGCCCGGCGGCGGAAAGTCGAGCCTACTGCGTCAGGTGTTGAGGGCCGGCCTGAAAGAGGAAGCCGGGCACGGGTCCCCGGTCCCTGTGCTGCTGCCCGCGTGGGCGTTGACCGGTTCCCGGTCGCTGTGGCATTCGGTTGCCCAGTACGTCGTTGAGGAATTGGGGCCACTTGCCGGTGCTCATGAACTCTTCGGCGGTCGGCCCAGACCCCACGCGCGATGGCTCCTGCTGGTCGACGGTCTGGATGAGATTATCGATCCAGGCCAGCGCAAGCGGGTCCTGGAAATCCTCAAGGGCCCGCTGCAAGGCACGGATCCGGTCTGTGTTGCCGTGGTGGCGAGCCGCCCTCTTCCCGAGGACGAATTCAAGGTCCTGCAGGACGGTGTGCCGCGGTTCGAACTGCAGCCGTTCGACAGGAAGAGCTTCAACGCCTTCACGCACGCGTGGTTCTCGGCCCAGGGCGCGGCCGACCCCGCAGGCAGGTCGGCGAGCCTGGCTCGCTCGGTATCCCGATCGGGGCACGCGACACTGGCCCATACCCCGCTGATGGCAGCCATGCTCTGCTATTTGTTCGAGCCGCATGATCAGGCGGAGGAGCCCGTCGGTGGACGCAGCGACCTGTATGGGCGGTTCACCGACCTACTCTGGGAGCGCCAGTTCCACTCGGGACTGCGGCAACGGATCGAAGCAGCATTGAACCCCTACGGAGATAACCTCTCCGAGCATGTGGTGGAAGAGACTCAGAAAATCGTTGAAATGCTCGCATCGAACGCTGTTTCCACCGACTCCGAGCCTCTCACCATGGAATTGGGGCAATGCCCGCCCGCAGTGCCGAAAACGGTGTGGCGCGTAGTGGTGCGGGACTCATTGCGGAGCACCGGGCTTCTTGTCGAAAGAGCTGGCAAATGGGAGTTCATTCACCACACGCTGGCTGAGTTCCTCACTGTCCGGAGTCTCGCACGCGACCCCGCCGTTCTGCGAAAGCAAGCCCTTGCCATTATCTACGCCAGCCCGCGGGTCGGCCTCGGGAGACTATTCGGTCCTCCTTTCCCCTGGCATGCTCCGGCGTCGGGCGACTCGTATGCAGGGTTCGTCCTGGACCGAGCACAGGAATCGGGGTTGGAACTCGATCGTGCCTTCCGCCGACTGACTGCGCGCGGAGGAACCAGAGCGCGTTCGTTCATCGTAAGGCAGCACATATTGGGCACTCATGTCCCGTCTCAGTTGGTGGATGCCTCCATAGAGAAACTGACGGATACAGCGTTCTGGGACGGGGCGCAGGGCGAGGACCGCATTGATGCTTTGGACGTACTCCTCACGTTGGAGGATCCCCGTGCCGAGCTGGCCCTGGCCGAGGTGGCGGCTCATCCCCACCGGCTCCACGTCTACATAGATGTTGACCCTCCCATCGACACCGGTGCCGGTCCGGTGCATGAAGGGGCGAGATCCAAGGCGATTAAAGAGATGATGGAACGAAAAGCGCTGGTGACCGCCCTTTCGAGGATCGCCCACAACCCAGATATGCCGGACAAGGCGCGGGTGTACGCGGCATGGACGATGGTGATCAAGGGATGGGACGAGGACGAACAACGCGGAATTGACGCCCTGGAAGCTCTCACCCGCAGCGGCCTAGACGCGCCAGCCCACCGTCTCGCCGTGCTGAACCTGGCGGCCCTGAGGCGCCGCAACACCGGGATCATCGGCGCAGTCACGGGGCCCCCCACCTCTCCCGACACCGTGCTGCTCGGCCGCTTCGACGCATCGGGACGCTTCCGCTGGGTCGGCCGCATCAGTCCTGTGGAGGAAGCAGCCGGAAGGGAGCTAGGTGCGCTACTCGCCCCCGCGAACACTGGTCATCCATGGGACCGGAAGTCGTTTCGATCAGGCTGGAAGAGGCAGCCTCTCCTTGGCGTCGCGCGGGTCGAGCTGGCTGTCGTCGTCGAAGTAGACTCCGCCCCCACCTACGGCCGCTGGTCCAATCCGGTTGGCCTACTACGCGTCCGCCACGATCTCACGCCCTCGGACGTTCCCTCTACGGACGAGACACCCTCCCTGATCGGCCTGGAAGGGGACCCTGCGCATCCCGCGCCATAG
- a CDS encoding enolase C-terminal domain-like protein — protein sequence MRPHPTRGRITALDAYDIRFPTSRRFEGSDAMNPDPDYSASYVIIRTDAGDGLEGHGFCFTIGRGNEVEVAAINALRPHVVGLRLGEVLSDLGGFCRSLVGDSQLRWLGPEKGVVHMAIGAVVNAVWDLYAKREEKPLWKLLADLAPEQVVALIDFRYVEDALTPDEALGILRRARAGMGEREALLLAEGYPAYATSPGWLGYPDSKVAGLAREAVDSGFTQIKLKVGADPEDDERRCRTARGVIGPGVRMALDANQRWGVAEAVGRIRRLAEFDPYWIEEPTSPDDILGLAAIRREVAPVLVAAGEHVHNRVMFKQLLQAGALDFLQLDACRVGGVNENLAILLLAAKFGIPVCPHAGGVGLCELVQHLAMFDYLAVSGTLQGRVIEYVDHLHEHFLDPAVIVRGRYAAPTAPGFSSAMRPESLATYAFPGGAAWQVPYEESAAGPYDESSAGPYDEPPAEGPSA from the coding sequence ATGAGGCCCCACCCGACGCGGGGGCGGATCACGGCGCTGGACGCCTACGACATCCGGTTTCCCACGTCTCGTCGGTTTGAAGGGTCGGACGCGATGAATCCCGATCCGGACTATTCGGCGTCCTATGTGATCATCCGCACCGATGCCGGGGACGGGCTGGAGGGCCATGGGTTCTGCTTCACCATCGGCCGGGGCAATGAGGTCGAGGTGGCGGCGATCAACGCCTTGCGCCCGCATGTGGTGGGGCTGCGGCTGGGAGAGGTCCTGTCCGACCTCGGCGGGTTCTGCCGCTCGCTCGTCGGCGACAGTCAGCTGCGATGGCTGGGGCCGGAGAAGGGCGTGGTGCACATGGCCATCGGGGCCGTGGTGAACGCTGTGTGGGACCTGTACGCGAAGCGGGAGGAGAAGCCGCTGTGGAAGCTGCTGGCCGACCTCGCGCCCGAGCAGGTGGTCGCGTTGATCGACTTCCGTTACGTGGAGGACGCGCTGACCCCCGATGAGGCGCTGGGGATTCTGCGGCGGGCGCGGGCCGGGATGGGGGAGCGGGAAGCGCTGCTGCTCGCCGAGGGGTATCCGGCCTATGCCACGTCTCCTGGCTGGCTCGGCTACCCGGACAGCAAGGTCGCCGGGTTGGCCCGGGAGGCCGTGGACAGTGGGTTCACGCAGATCAAACTCAAGGTCGGCGCCGATCCGGAGGACGATGAGCGGCGGTGCCGTACCGCGCGGGGAGTGATCGGCCCCGGGGTGCGGATGGCTCTGGACGCCAATCAGCGCTGGGGGGTCGCCGAGGCGGTCGGGCGGATCCGGCGGCTGGCGGAGTTCGACCCGTACTGGATCGAGGAGCCGACCAGCCCGGACGACATTCTCGGGCTCGCGGCGATCCGCCGGGAGGTGGCGCCGGTGCTGGTGGCGGCGGGCGAACATGTGCACAACCGGGTGATGTTCAAGCAACTGCTCCAGGCGGGCGCGCTCGACTTTCTGCAGTTGGACGCCTGCCGGGTCGGGGGAGTCAACGAGAACCTGGCGATCCTCCTGCTCGCGGCCAAGTTCGGGATCCCGGTGTGCCCGCACGCGGGAGGGGTGGGGCTGTGCGAACTCGTGCAGCACCTGGCGATGTTCGACTATCTGGCGGTCTCCGGCACCCTGCAGGGCCGGGTCATCGAGTACGTGGATCATCTGCACGAGCACTTCCTCGACCCGGCCGTGATCGTCCGGGGTCGGTACGCGGCCCCGACCGCCCCCGGCTTCAGCTCGGCGATGCGGCCCGAGTCGCTCGCCACGTACGCGTTCCCCGGCGGCGCCGCCTGGCAGGTCCCGTACGAGGAGTCCGCTGCTGGACCGTACGACGAGTCCTCTGCTGGACCGTACGACGAGCCCCCGGCTGAAGGGCCCTCGGCATGA